The following are encoded together in the Streptomyces flavofungini genome:
- a CDS encoding TetR family transcriptional regulator, with amino-acid sequence MTADAKTAGASAAHPASPPLTERQEARRRRILHASAQLASRGGFDAVQMREVAESSSVALGTLYRYFPSKVHLLVATMQDQLQHMHTTLRKHPPAGESPAERVAETLMRAFRALQREPHLADAMVRALTFADRSVSPEVDTVSRLTTAIVLDAMGLEGQPTAAQLSAVRVIEHTWHSALITWLSGRASIAQVKIDIEMVCRLIDLTVPDPEA; translated from the coding sequence ATGACGGCTGACGCGAAGACGGCTGGAGCGAGCGCGGCACATCCGGCGTCGCCGCCCCTCACCGAGCGCCAGGAGGCGCGCCGCCGCCGCATCCTGCACGCGAGCGCCCAGCTGGCGAGCCGGGGCGGCTTCGACGCGGTCCAGATGCGGGAGGTGGCGGAGTCGTCGAGCGTCGCACTCGGCACGCTCTACCGCTACTTCCCGTCGAAGGTGCACCTGCTCGTCGCGACGATGCAGGACCAGCTCCAGCACATGCACACCACCCTGCGCAAACACCCCCCGGCCGGGGAGAGCCCGGCGGAGCGGGTCGCGGAGACCCTGATGCGGGCATTCCGCGCCCTCCAGCGCGAGCCGCACCTCGCGGACGCCATGGTGCGCGCCCTCACCTTCGCCGACCGGTCGGTGAGCCCGGAGGTCGACACGGTCTCGCGGCTCACCACGGCGATCGTCCTGGACGCCATGGGCCTGGAAGGACAGCCGACGGCGGCGCAGCTCTCCGCGGTGCGGGTCATCGAGCACACCTGGCACTCCGCCCTGATCACCTGGCTCTCCGGCCGCGCCTCGATCGCCCAGGTCAAGATCGACATCGAGATGGTGTGCCGACTGATCGACCTCACGGTGCCGGACCCGGAGGCCTGA
- a CDS encoding class I SAM-dependent methyltransferase: MLTVDFTRFPLAAGDRVLDLGCGAGRHAFECYRRGARVVALDRNAEEIREVAKWFAAMKEAGEAPAGASATAMEGDALNLPFPDESFDVVIISEVMEHIPDDKGVLAEMVRVLRPGGRIAVTVPRYGPEKVCWALSDAYHEVEGGHIRIYKADELLARMRESGLKPYGTHHAHALHSPYWWLKCAFGVGKDGDDAALPVRAYHKLLVWDIMKKPLVTKVAEQALNPLIGKSFVAYATKPHLPAATPDPAADAKAGA; encoded by the coding sequence GTGCTGACCGTCGACTTCACCCGCTTCCCGCTCGCCGCGGGGGACCGCGTGCTCGATCTGGGCTGCGGGGCGGGCCGTCACGCCTTCGAGTGCTACCGGCGCGGCGCCCGGGTGGTCGCCCTCGACCGGAACGCCGAGGAGATCCGCGAGGTCGCCAAGTGGTTCGCGGCGATGAAGGAGGCGGGGGAGGCCCCGGCGGGCGCGAGTGCCACCGCCATGGAGGGCGACGCCCTCAACCTGCCCTTCCCCGACGAGTCGTTCGACGTCGTGATCATCTCCGAGGTGATGGAGCACATCCCGGACGACAAGGGCGTGCTCGCCGAGATGGTCCGGGTCCTCAGGCCCGGCGGCCGGATAGCCGTGACCGTCCCGCGCTACGGCCCCGAGAAGGTCTGCTGGGCGCTCAGCGACGCCTACCACGAGGTCGAGGGCGGCCACATCCGCATCTACAAGGCGGACGAACTCCTCGCCAGGATGCGCGAGTCGGGCCTCAAGCCCTACGGCACGCACCACGCGCACGCGCTGCACTCGCCGTACTGGTGGCTGAAGTGCGCGTTCGGAGTCGGCAAGGACGGTGACGACGCGGCGCTGCCGGTGCGGGCGTACCACAAGCTCCTGGTCTGGGACATCATGAAGAAGCCGCTGGTGACGAAGGTCGCCGAGCAGGCGCTGAACCCGCTGATCGGCAAGAGCTTCGTGGCGTACGCGACCAAGCCGCACCTGCCCGCCGCCACCCCCGACCCGGCCGCCGACGCGAAGGCCGGGGCGTGA
- a CDS encoding response regulator — MTASGSPASGEQIRVLVADDQQVVRKGLVLLLGMLDGIEVVGAARDGAEAVELAVRLRPDVVLMDLTMPVLDGMAATALLREKLPDSAVLVLTTYADDDSIFPALRAGARGYLTKDADDDEVEAAILRVHAGQTWLDPVVQARLVSAVRSGEASPPAEPWVQGAEQEERATPPDGLTPREAEVLTLIARGLSNTEICAQLVVSQATVKTHINRIFAKIGAKDRAQAVGYAYRHNLADSD, encoded by the coding sequence ATGACGGCATCCGGAAGCCCCGCCTCTGGTGAACAGATCAGGGTTCTTGTCGCCGATGATCAGCAGGTTGTCCGCAAAGGGCTCGTCCTGCTGCTCGGAATGCTGGACGGCATCGAGGTGGTCGGAGCCGCCCGCGACGGTGCCGAGGCGGTGGAGCTGGCTGTACGGCTCCGCCCGGACGTCGTCCTGATGGACCTCACCATGCCGGTACTCGACGGCATGGCGGCCACCGCGCTGTTGCGGGAGAAGCTGCCGGACAGCGCCGTGCTGGTGCTGACCACGTACGCCGATGACGACTCCATCTTTCCCGCGCTGAGGGCCGGGGCGCGTGGCTACCTGACGAAGGACGCGGACGACGACGAGGTCGAAGCGGCCATCCTGCGTGTCCACGCCGGCCAGACCTGGCTCGACCCCGTCGTGCAGGCCCGTCTGGTCTCTGCCGTCCGATCGGGGGAAGCCTCCCCGCCGGCTGAGCCCTGGGTGCAGGGCGCGGAACAAGAGGAGCGCGCCACACCTCCCGACGGACTGACCCCACGGGAGGCCGAGGTGCTCACCCTCATCGCTCGGGGCCTGTCCAACACGGAGATCTGCGCCCAGCTCGTGGTGAGCCAAGCGACGGTGAAGACACACATCAATCGCATCTTCGCGAAGATCGGAGCCAAAGACCGCGCCCAGGCCGTGGGCTACGCCTACCGGCACAATCTCGCCGACAGCGACTGA
- a CDS encoding glycosyltransferase family 4 protein: MTAEAMEAGPLPGPVPGATPGTTPDVPPGAAADGGRPLRIALLTYKGNPFCGGQGVYVRHLSRELVRLGHRVEVIGAQPYPVLDEGEDLRGLGLTELPSLDLYRSPDPFRTPKRDEYRDWIDALEVATMWTGGFPEPVTFSLRARRHLRARRGEFDVVHDNQTLGYGLLGDLGAPLVTTVHHPITVDRRLELDAAPDWKRRASVRRWYAFTRMQKRVARRLPSILTVSGTSRQEIVDHLGVRRDRIHVVHIGADTNLFSPDPAVPEVPGRIVTTSSADVPLKGLIHLVEALAKVRTENPAAHLVVVGKRAEDGPVAQAIEKYGLEGSVEFVKGITDEELVDLVRSAQIACVPSLYEGFSLPAAEAMATGTPLLATTGGAIPEVAGRDGDTCLAVPPGDAGALAAGLTRLLGDPELRARLGAAGRARVLARFTWARAAQGTAELYRAAIDRSAGRGAARAAARGHALPTAGAAARGEVAGPQPESRATC, encoded by the coding sequence GTGACCGCTGAGGCCATGGAGGCGGGTCCCCTGCCGGGGCCGGTGCCGGGTGCGACACCGGGCACGACGCCGGACGTGCCCCCGGGCGCGGCCGCCGACGGCGGCCGCCCGCTGCGCATCGCGCTCCTCACGTACAAGGGGAACCCGTTCTGCGGCGGTCAGGGCGTCTACGTCCGCCACCTCTCCCGCGAGCTGGTCCGCCTCGGTCACCGCGTCGAGGTCATCGGCGCGCAGCCCTACCCCGTGCTCGACGAGGGCGAGGACCTGCGCGGCCTCGGCCTGACCGAGCTGCCGAGCCTGGACCTGTACCGCTCGCCGGACCCCTTCCGCACGCCGAAGCGGGACGAGTACCGCGACTGGATCGACGCCCTCGAAGTCGCGACGATGTGGACCGGCGGCTTCCCCGAGCCGGTCACCTTCAGCCTGCGCGCCCGCCGCCACCTGCGCGCCCGGCGCGGCGAGTTCGACGTCGTGCACGACAACCAGACCCTCGGCTACGGCCTCCTCGGCGACCTCGGCGCCCCCCTGGTGACGACCGTCCACCACCCCATCACCGTCGACCGCCGCCTGGAGCTCGACGCCGCGCCCGACTGGAAGCGTCGCGCCTCGGTCCGCCGCTGGTACGCGTTCACACGGATGCAGAAGCGCGTCGCACGGCGGCTTCCGTCGATCCTCACGGTGTCCGGCACCTCGCGCCAGGAGATCGTCGACCACCTCGGCGTCCGGCGCGACCGGATCCACGTCGTCCACATCGGCGCCGACACGAACCTCTTCTCGCCCGACCCGGCCGTGCCCGAGGTGCCGGGCCGGATCGTGACGACGTCCAGCGCCGACGTACCGCTGAAGGGCCTGATCCACCTCGTCGAGGCCCTCGCCAAGGTCCGCACCGAGAACCCCGCCGCGCACCTCGTCGTCGTCGGCAAGCGCGCCGAGGACGGCCCGGTGGCGCAGGCCATCGAGAAGTACGGCCTCGAAGGCTCCGTGGAGTTCGTCAAGGGCATCACCGACGAGGAGCTCGTCGACCTGGTCCGCTCGGCCCAGATCGCCTGCGTCCCTTCGCTGTACGAGGGCTTCTCGCTGCCCGCCGCCGAGGCCATGGCGACGGGGACGCCGCTGCTCGCCACGACGGGCGGGGCGATCCCCGAGGTCGCGGGCCGCGACGGCGACACCTGCCTCGCGGTGCCCCCGGGCGACGCGGGCGCGCTCGCCGCGGGCCTCACCCGGCTCCTCGGCGACCCGGAGCTGCGGGCGCGGCTCGGCGCCGCGGGCCGGGCCCGGGTCCTCGCCAGGTTCACCTGGGCCCGCGCGGCCCAGGGCACCGCGGAGCTGTACCGCGCGGCGATCGACCGCTCCGCGGGCCGGGGCGCCGCCCGCGCGGCGGCCCGCGGCCACGCGCTGCCGACGGCCGGGGCCGCGGCCCGCGGCGAAGTTGCAGGACCTCAACCCGAAAGCAGGGCCACGTGCTGA
- a CDS encoding LLM class F420-dependent oxidoreductase, whose amino-acid sequence MRLGLALGYWGRGPEARHLALAQEAERLGYDSVWTAEAWGSDAFTPLTWIAAHTSRIRLGTAVAQMAARSPTTTAMHALTLDHLSGGRMLLGLGLSGPQVVEGWYGRPFPKSPLTATREYVDVVRQVLRRESPVALDGRFHPLPYPGEDGTGLGKPLKSITHPLRGDLPVLLGAEGPRNIAQTARIADGWLPLYWSPTRTDVYEASLGDGLRPGFVVAPLVRATVCADVREGLLPVKAMLGFYIGGMGHAARNFHAELMGRMGYEEEARRVQELFLAGRREEAVLAVPDAFADEISLVGPRGRIAERLQEWRKGPVTDLLVLARDPDTLRVLAELNA is encoded by the coding sequence ATGCGGCTCGGGCTCGCGCTCGGATACTGGGGCCGCGGCCCCGAGGCCCGGCACCTGGCGCTCGCGCAGGAGGCCGAGCGGCTCGGGTACGACTCGGTGTGGACGGCGGAGGCCTGGGGGTCGGACGCGTTCACGCCGTTGACGTGGATCGCCGCGCACACCTCGCGGATCCGGCTCGGCACGGCCGTCGCGCAGATGGCGGCCCGCTCGCCCACCACCACCGCCATGCACGCCCTCACCCTCGACCACCTCTCCGGAGGGCGGATGCTGCTCGGGCTCGGGCTCTCGGGACCGCAGGTCGTGGAGGGGTGGTACGGGCGGCCGTTCCCGAAGTCGCCGCTCACCGCGACACGGGAGTACGTGGATGTCGTACGGCAGGTGCTGCGGCGGGAGTCCCCCGTGGCCCTTGACGGGCGGTTCCACCCGCTGCCCTACCCGGGCGAGGACGGCACCGGGCTCGGCAAGCCGCTGAAGTCCATCACCCATCCCCTGCGCGGCGACCTGCCCGTCCTGCTCGGCGCCGAAGGGCCCAGGAACATCGCGCAGACGGCCCGGATCGCGGACGGCTGGCTGCCGCTGTACTGGTCGCCGACGCGCACGGACGTGTACGAGGCGTCGCTCGGCGACGGGCTGCGGCCGGGGTTCGTGGTGGCGCCGCTCGTGCGGGCCACGGTGTGCGCCGACGTGCGCGAGGGGCTGCTCCCGGTCAAGGCCATGCTCGGCTTCTACATCGGTGGCATGGGGCACGCGGCCCGTAACTTCCACGCCGAACTGATGGGGCGGATGGGGTACGAGGAGGAGGCGCGGCGGGTGCAGGAGCTGTTCCTGGCCGGGCGGCGCGAGGAGGCCGTGCTCGCCGTGCCGGACGCGTTCGCCGACGAGATCTCGCTGGTCGGGCCGCGCGGGCGGATCGCCGAAAGGCTCCAGGAGTGGCGCAAGGGGCCGGTGACGGACCTGCTGGTGCTCGCACGGGACCCGGACACGCTGCGGGTGCTCGCGGAGCTGAACGCGTAG
- a CDS encoding prenyltransferase → MTIPERTEHLVLPGVLTADQATATVRGILAVQREDGAIPWFRGHHLDPWDHTEAAMALDAAGEHAAAARAYEWLARHQNQDGSWYAAYADGDPDDVTDRGRETNFCAYVAVGVWHHYLSTGDEAFLDRMWPVVVAAVEFVLELQQPGGQIGWKRDPDGTPVPDALLTGCSSVYQALRCALALADLRDDPQPDWELATGALGHAIRHHPERFLDKDRYSMDWYYPVLGGAVTGAQAKSRIEDGWDRFVVPGLGVRCVHPNPWVTGGESAELALALWAIGESDRALDVLRSIQHLRDPESGLYWTGYVFEDAAIWPVELTTWTAGSLLLAVAALGGDEATCGVFSGTGLPLGLDPDCCG, encoded by the coding sequence GTGACGATTCCCGAGCGCACCGAACACCTGGTCCTGCCGGGTGTGCTGACGGCCGATCAGGCGACGGCCACGGTCCGCGGCATCCTCGCCGTCCAGCGCGAGGACGGCGCCATACCCTGGTTCCGCGGCCACCACCTCGACCCGTGGGACCACACCGAGGCCGCCATGGCCCTGGACGCCGCCGGCGAGCACGCGGCCGCCGCTCGCGCCTACGAGTGGCTGGCCCGGCACCAGAACCAGGACGGCTCCTGGTACGCGGCGTACGCCGACGGCGACCCCGACGACGTCACCGACCGCGGCCGCGAGACCAACTTCTGCGCGTACGTGGCCGTGGGCGTCTGGCACCACTACCTGAGCACCGGCGACGAGGCGTTCCTCGACCGCATGTGGCCGGTCGTCGTCGCGGCCGTCGAGTTCGTCCTCGAACTCCAGCAGCCCGGCGGCCAGATCGGCTGGAAGCGGGACCCCGACGGCACCCCCGTCCCGGACGCCCTGCTCACCGGCTGCAGCTCCGTCTACCAGGCGCTGCGCTGCGCCCTGGCCCTCGCCGACCTGCGCGACGACCCGCAGCCCGACTGGGAGCTCGCGACCGGCGCCCTCGGCCACGCCATCCGCCACCACCCCGAGCGCTTCCTCGACAAGGACCGCTACTCCATGGACTGGTACTACCCGGTCCTCGGCGGCGCGGTCACCGGAGCGCAGGCCAAGTCCCGCATCGAGGACGGCTGGGACCGCTTCGTCGTCCCCGGCCTCGGCGTGCGCTGCGTCCACCCCAACCCGTGGGTGACCGGCGGCGAGAGCGCCGAACTCGCCCTAGCCCTCTGGGCGATCGGCGAATCGGACCGCGCCCTGGACGTCCTCAGGTCCATCCAGCACCTGCGCGACCCCGAGTCGGGCCTGTACTGGACGGGCTACGTCTTCGAGGACGCCGCGATCTGGCCCGTCGAGCTCACCACCTGGACGGCGGGCTCGCTGCTCCTCGCGGTGGCGGCACTCGGCGGCGACGAGGCGACGTGCGGGGTGTTCTCGGGGACGGGGCTGCCGCTCGGCCTCGACCCGGACTGCTGCGGCTGA
- a CDS encoding class I SAM-dependent methyltransferase: protein MPAKEGLALYAAATEAAALGLPLLEVGTYCGRSTILLADAARAAGVSVITVDHHRGSEEQQPGWDYHDPATVDPEIGRMDTLPTFRRTLHRAGLEDHVIAVVGRSPQVAAVWNSPVALVFIDGGHTDEHANADYEGWAPHVAEGGLLVIHDVFPDPVDEWTGQAPYRIYLRALESGAFTEISATDSLRVLRRTGAGSLRQD, encoded by the coding sequence ATGCCCGCGAAGGAGGGCCTCGCCCTGTACGCGGCGGCCACCGAGGCCGCGGCGCTCGGGCTGCCCCTGCTCGAAGTCGGCACCTACTGCGGCCGTTCCACGATCCTGCTCGCGGACGCGGCCCGCGCCGCCGGCGTGAGCGTGATCACGGTCGACCACCACCGGGGCAGCGAGGAGCAGCAGCCCGGCTGGGACTACCACGACCCGGCGACGGTCGACCCGGAGATCGGCCGCATGGACACGCTGCCGACGTTCCGCAGGACCCTGCACCGGGCCGGACTCGAAGACCACGTCATCGCCGTCGTGGGCCGTTCCCCGCAGGTCGCGGCGGTGTGGAACTCCCCGGTCGCCCTCGTCTTCATCGACGGCGGCCACACGGACGAGCACGCGAACGCGGACTACGAGGGGTGGGCGCCGCACGTCGCGGAGGGCGGACTGCTCGTCATCCACGACGTGTTCCCCGACCCGGTGGACGAGTGGACCGGTCAGGCCCCGTACCGGATCTATCTGCGGGCCCTGGAATCCGGGGCATTCACGGAGATCTCGGCCACGGACTCGCTCCGCGTCCTGCGCCGAACCGGCGCGGGCTCCCTGCGGCAGGACTAG
- a CDS encoding sensor histidine kinase, protein MAAALSGVRERRAHRARRLQPVLWGIVVTIVVQSLYAEPGPGVHGVHLAVTLTLAGCVLPLAAVAAGRWQVLGPRSCTAFCLLTSGFGLAVGVLQPGSMSVLPLSVAVLTAFLVLSRQHAVVLGGVLMSGLVAAALAGVDGGIGTLLSQLLFCAVLALMALSVRQAGDSEERAELLLAQLADAREAEAEAVALAERTRIAQELHDVLAQTLSGLAVQIQAARRMARREQTDEDLRELLDRAGKLAKEGLGDARRAVGALRGRQTPSLDRLPELVERYRVDLELDVRLSVTGAPRPLPADADWALYRGAQESLTNAARYARGAHISVALRYEPTGTALTVEDRRDAPGPMPSPLVVGSGLGLTGMRERFDEVGGKVDAGPTPKGWKVTMEVPA, encoded by the coding sequence ATGGCCGCCGCTCTGAGCGGTGTACGAGAACGCCGCGCGCACCGGGCCCGCCGTCTGCAGCCGGTGCTGTGGGGCATCGTGGTCACCATCGTCGTGCAGTCCCTGTACGCGGAACCGGGGCCGGGAGTACACGGGGTGCATCTCGCGGTCACCTTGACCCTCGCCGGGTGCGTCCTGCCCCTGGCCGCAGTGGCCGCGGGACGCTGGCAAGTCCTCGGCCCTCGGAGCTGCACCGCCTTCTGCCTGCTGACCAGTGGCTTCGGGCTCGCCGTGGGGGTCCTGCAGCCCGGCTCGATGTCGGTGCTGCCCCTCTCGGTGGCCGTGCTCACGGCCTTCCTGGTGCTGAGCCGACAGCACGCCGTTGTTCTCGGGGGCGTCCTCATGAGCGGACTGGTGGCCGCCGCACTCGCCGGGGTGGACGGCGGCATCGGTACTCTGCTGAGCCAGCTGCTCTTCTGCGCGGTGCTCGCGCTGATGGCACTCAGCGTGCGTCAGGCGGGCGACAGTGAGGAGCGCGCAGAACTCCTGCTTGCGCAGTTGGCGGACGCCCGTGAGGCCGAGGCAGAGGCGGTGGCTCTGGCCGAGCGCACCCGCATCGCGCAGGAGCTGCACGACGTACTGGCTCAAACCCTCTCCGGACTTGCCGTACAGATACAGGCCGCACGGCGGATGGCCCGGCGGGAGCAGACCGATGAGGACCTGCGGGAGCTACTGGACAGGGCCGGAAAGCTGGCGAAGGAAGGTCTCGGTGACGCCCGCCGCGCGGTCGGCGCCCTGCGCGGCCGGCAAACGCCCTCGCTGGACCGCCTTCCAGAGCTGGTGGAGCGCTACCGGGTGGATCTGGAACTCGACGTCCGCCTCTCCGTCACGGGCGCACCTCGGCCCCTGCCGGCAGACGCCGACTGGGCCCTCTACCGCGGCGCGCAGGAGTCCCTGACCAACGCCGCACGGTACGCGCGCGGCGCCCACATTTCAGTTGCTCTGCGTTACGAACCGACGGGTACGGCACTGACCGTCGAGGACCGGCGAGATGCCCCGGGGCCGATGCCGTCGCCGCTGGTGGTGGGGTCCGGTCTGGGGCTCACTGGCATGCGTGAGCGTTTCGACGAGGTGGGCGGCAAGGTCGACGCCGGACCGACCCCAAAAGGTTGGAAAGTAACGATGGAGGTCCCGGCATGA
- a CDS encoding response regulator transcription factor, whose translation MIRVLLVHDACLLRSALAERLAREPDLEVFHTPWGAARRRLGSVRPDLCVADLDCETGYALAPLGELKTTATGSGTRCPLLVLASAHRPGLLRRALDAGAVGFVDKASVPEQLLTGIRQVASGLRYVDESLGFGFLKASQMPLTKRELSVLSLAAGGASVAEIANRLHLSIGTVRNYMAAITRKTGARNKVDAIRISLGEGWV comes from the coding sequence GTGATCCGCGTACTTCTCGTGCACGACGCCTGTCTGCTGCGATCGGCTCTGGCGGAACGACTCGCCCGCGAGCCCGACTTGGAGGTGTTCCACACGCCATGGGGCGCCGCCCGGCGCCGACTCGGCTCGGTGCGGCCCGACCTGTGCGTCGCCGACCTCGACTGCGAGACCGGGTACGCGCTGGCGCCACTCGGCGAACTGAAGACGACCGCGACCGGCTCGGGCACCCGCTGCCCGCTGCTCGTCCTCGCATCGGCGCACCGGCCGGGGCTGCTGCGCCGGGCCCTGGACGCGGGCGCGGTCGGCTTCGTGGACAAGGCGAGCGTGCCCGAGCAACTGCTCACCGGGATCAGGCAGGTGGCGTCCGGGCTGCGCTACGTCGACGAATCGCTCGGCTTCGGCTTCCTGAAGGCCTCTCAGATGCCCTTGACCAAAAGGGAGTTGAGTGTCCTGTCGTTAGCCGCCGGTGGGGCGTCCGTCGCGGAGATAGCGAACCGGCTGCATCTGTCGATCGGCACGGTGCGCAACTACATGGCCGCCATCACGCGTAAGACCGGGGCGCGCAACAAGGTCGACGCGATCCGGATCTCCTTAGGGGAGGGATGGGTGTGA
- a CDS encoding N-acetylmuramoyl-L-alanine amidase encodes MSYVGPDSHPPRPPRRFRGGRPLAVALAVLVPGTLAGYLLMDTASDSDDGKPARTLPSASRSEQGSPSKPSADASKTDKPDDSDKPGKPAEPSKSNPDAPKPSADPTKGSGGRPAASGPLKGKVVVVDPGHNPGNFKHTAEINRQVNIGTNSKECDTTGTSTNRGYTEARFTLDLAHRLRDLLHRQGATVRFTHDADRAFGPCVDERARIGNEARADAVVSLHADGSAVGNRGFHVILPAKVRGGAADTSAIVAPSRDLGERIAGKFLNATKSAPSNYVGGGTGLDVRGDLGGLNLSKVPKVFIECGNMRDPKDEALLTSGAWRQKAAQGLSDGIESFLRG; translated from the coding sequence GTGTCGTACGTAGGTCCGGACAGTCATCCACCGCGCCCGCCCCGCCGCTTCCGCGGTGGCCGCCCGCTCGCGGTCGCCCTCGCCGTGCTCGTGCCCGGCACGCTCGCCGGGTATCTCCTCATGGACACCGCGAGCGACTCCGATGACGGCAAACCGGCCAGAACGCTGCCGTCCGCGAGCCGCTCGGAGCAGGGCTCGCCCTCGAAGCCGAGCGCGGACGCGAGCAAGACCGACAAGCCCGATGACTCCGACAAGCCCGGCAAGCCGGCCGAGCCGTCGAAATCCAATCCCGACGCCCCCAAGCCGTCCGCCGACCCCACGAAGGGCTCGGGCGGCCGCCCCGCCGCGTCCGGCCCCCTCAAGGGCAAGGTCGTCGTGGTGGACCCCGGACACAACCCGGGGAACTTCAAGCACACCGCCGAGATCAACCGGCAGGTGAACATCGGGACGAACTCCAAGGAGTGCGACACCACGGGCACGTCCACCAACCGCGGCTACACGGAAGCCCGGTTCACCCTGGACCTCGCCCACCGCCTGCGCGACCTGCTGCACCGGCAGGGTGCCACGGTCCGCTTCACGCACGACGCCGACCGCGCCTTCGGACCCTGCGTCGACGAGCGCGCCCGGATCGGCAACGAGGCCCGCGCCGACGCCGTGGTCTCCCTGCACGCGGACGGCTCGGCCGTCGGCAACCGCGGCTTCCACGTCATCCTGCCCGCGAAGGTGCGCGGCGGCGCCGCGGACACCAGCGCGATCGTCGCGCCGTCCCGCGACCTGGGCGAGCGCATCGCGGGCAAGTTCCTGAACGCCACCAAGAGCGCCCCCTCCAACTACGTCGGGGGCGGCACCGGCCTCGACGTCCGCGGCGACCTCGGCGGCCTCAACCTCTCGAAGGTGCCGAAGGTGTTCATCGAGTGCGGCAACATGCGCGACCCGAAGGACGAGGCCCTGCTGACGAGCGGCGCCTGGCGGCAGAAGGCGGCCCAGGGCCTCTCGGACGGCATCGAGAGCTTCCTGCGCGGGTAG